The Aptenodytes patagonicus unplaced genomic scaffold, bAptPat1.pri.cur scaffold_69, whole genome shotgun sequence genome window below encodes:
- the H2BK1 gene encoding histone H2B type 2-K1, which yields MSAEAGKKRGHAPTSGDRKSKRKPKRKETYSVYIYKVLKQVHPDTGISSKAMSIMNSFVNDIFERLASEASRLAQYNHRSTITSREVQTAVRLLLPGELAKHAVSEGTKAVTKYTSSK from the exons ATGAGTGCAGAAGCTGGGAAGAAGCGTGGACATGCTCCTACCTCTGGGGACAGGAAGTCTAAGAGGAAGCCTAAGAGAAAGGAAACTTATTCAGTCTATATCTACAAAGTACTGAAGCAG GTGCACCCAGACACTGGCATCTCCTCCAAGGCCATGAGCATCATGAACTCCTTTGTCAACGATATCTTTGAGCGGCTGGCCTCAGAGGCCTCACGCCTGGCCCAGTACAACCACCGCTCCACCATCACCAGCCGCGAGGTGCAGACAGCCGTGaggctcctgctgcccggcgagcTGGCCAAGCACGCCGTCTCCGAGGGCACCAAGGCCGTCACCAAGTACACCAGCAGCAAGTGA